From the Candidatus Krumholzibacteriota bacterium genome, one window contains:
- a CDS encoding multiheme c-type cytochrome, producing MKKIIFPSILLCAVLVYCQLMGGEEAKGSRSYDDYEKPKTCASCHTSIYRQWRNAMMSQSFTHHWDEIEYFDLAVEHAKVDPSIKDAVDGCNGCHTPISYLAGDIPPPRPSKGSRANEGVSCDLCHTITSVEKDPPFNFSWVSEPGRIKYGSKPGLKSPHHTTEYNELFTTTEVCGSCHNEKNPFGIWVKSTQIEWKEGPYSDEGVKCFDCHMPKAKGRSAKMAEQGMIAQHVFLGAHKPAKLRGAIEISMHALETEIPYDGIAEIKVELFNAKAGHKIPTGSVEDRILWLELTAVDEDGKKYSLPVDLKGFEGENFTVATDELAYKDLGIPLNKPGFKGVPREEVPAGARIFRMPYLDENGVMTIMQWNTRKLGVDYRIGPRETKIETYSWPMPDDIAFGKVKLTATLNYRKLVKPVAEYLHVPAEESEIDMINQTSTEIVVYQ from the coding sequence ATGAAAAAGATAATTTTCCCGTCAATTCTGCTCTGTGCGGTATTGGTCTACTGTCAGCTTATGGGAGGGGAAGAAGCAAAGGGCAGCCGCAGTTACGATGATTACGAAAAGCCGAAAACCTGCGCGAGCTGCCATACCAGTATTTACCGGCAGTGGCGCAATGCCATGATGTCGCAGTCATTTACTCATCACTGGGATGAAATCGAATATTTCGATCTGGCGGTGGAGCACGCAAAGGTGGATCCTTCGATAAAGGACGCGGTGGACGGTTGTAACGGCTGTCACACCCCGATTTCTTACCTCGCCGGTGATATCCCCCCTCCCAGGCCGTCCAAGGGCTCAAGGGCGAACGAGGGAGTAAGCTGTGATCTTTGCCATACCATAACCTCGGTGGAGAAAGATCCCCCGTTTAATTTCAGCTGGGTATCCGAGCCCGGAAGGATCAAATACGGAAGCAAACCGGGTCTGAAATCACCTCACCATACCACAGAATACAACGAACTGTTTACAACGACCGAGGTTTGCGGAAGCTGCCATAATGAAAAGAACCCATTCGGAATCTGGGTCAAGTCCACTCAGATTGAGTGGAAAGAGGGCCCCTATTCAGATGAAGGGGTAAAGTGTTTCGATTGCCATATGCCAAAAGCCAAGGGAAGAAGCGCCAAGATGGCTGAACAGGGTATGATTGCTCAGCATGTATTCCTCGGGGCACACAAACCGGCCAAATTGAGGGGCGCGATCGAAATATCGATGCACGCGCTCGAGACGGAGATTCCATATGACGGCATCGCGGAAATAAAAGTGGAACTCTTCAATGCCAAGGCGGGTCACAAGATACCTACCGGCTCGGTGGAAGACCGCATACTCTGGCTGGAGCTGACCGCCGTGGACGAGGACGGAAAAAAATACAGTCTGCCGGTGGATTTGAAAGGATTCGAAGGGGAAAATTTTACGGTCGCTACTGATGAGCTGGCTTATAAAGACTTGGGTATACCACTGAACAAGCCGGGCTTCAAGGGAGTTCCCCGCGAGGAGGTTCCTGCAGGGGCGCGTATATTCCGGATGCCCTACCTGGATGAGAACGGGGTGATGACCATTATGCAGTGGAATACCAGGAAGCTGGGAGTGGACTACCGGATCGGCCCGCGGGAGACAAAGATAGAAACGTACTCCTGGCCTATGCCAGATGATATAGCGTTCGGGAAGGTGAAGTTAACCGCCACTCTGAATTACCGGAAACTGGTCAAGCCGGTTGCCGAGTACCTGCACGTTCCGGCCGAAGAGAGTGAGATAGATATGATCAATCAGACAAGCACAGAAATTGTTGTTTACCAGTGA
- a CDS encoding glycosyltransferase family 2 protein, whose translation MAFTSGYLEVLFLAAVLIIWAMIFYQLFFMFMGLIFYRKSLKEKEKLDIDNIDDLPPVSILIPAHNEELVIRETLDSLLSLDYPAGSMEIIVINDGSTDGTAELVEEVSRGEPRVRLFNVPSDESARGKPHALNLGFREARHEYVAIYDADNTPEASSLRYLITNLIKYPEMAAAFGKFRTRNRRRNLLTRFINMETLSFQLIIQAGRSQALGISILPGTNLVIKKSIIEKYGGWDENALTEDTELSIRLFRSGHRIKFVPYAVTWEEEPEQWRVWVRQRTRWVRGNFYILKKFLIPSLRRRNLRVIAELGYIFLLYYSFIGAILLSHFFFITSGLGLIAVHSPGPYFIVWVCAFLLFTVEIMVTAALEKEASAENLAVVALMYFTYCQGWIILIFRAAYQEIVMGGNVIWEKTPRFASSSERKDEKR comes from the coding sequence ATGGCATTTACAAGCGGGTATCTGGAAGTTCTGTTCCTGGCTGCGGTCCTCATCATATGGGCTATGATTTTTTACCAGCTCTTTTTCATGTTCATGGGCCTGATTTTTTACAGGAAATCTCTGAAGGAAAAGGAGAAACTGGACATTGATAACATTGATGACCTGCCTCCGGTCTCAATTCTCATCCCCGCCCATAATGAGGAGCTTGTCATCCGGGAAACCCTTGACTCGCTCCTTTCCCTTGATTATCCCGCCGGCAGTATGGAGATAATAGTAATAAACGACGGCTCCACAGACGGCACCGCTGAGCTGGTTGAGGAGGTTTCCAGAGGGGAACCTCGGGTAAGGCTTTTCAATGTACCCAGTGATGAATCCGCCAGGGGCAAGCCTCATGCCCTGAATCTAGGTTTCAGGGAAGCCAGGCATGAATACGTGGCCATATACGATGCTGACAATACTCCTGAGGCTTCCTCGCTCCGTTATCTTATTACAAATTTAATTAAATATCCGGAAATGGCAGCGGCATTCGGAAAATTCCGGACCAGGAACCGCCGCAGAAATCTGCTGACCCGTTTCATAAATATGGAAACCCTCTCCTTCCAGCTTATCATCCAGGCGGGACGATCCCAGGCCCTGGGGATATCAATCCTTCCGGGCACCAATTTAGTGATTAAGAAGAGCATAATTGAGAAGTACGGCGGTTGGGATGAGAACGCCCTCACGGAGGACACAGAGCTGAGCATAAGGCTGTTCAGAAGCGGCCACAGGATTAAATTCGTGCCGTATGCGGTCACCTGGGAAGAAGAGCCCGAACAGTGGCGGGTTTGGGTCCGGCAGCGGACAAGGTGGGTAAGAGGTAACTTTTATATATTAAAGAAGTTTCTGATACCGTCTTTGCGCCGGAGAAATTTGAGAGTGATAGCCGAACTGGGATACATCTTTCTGCTTTACTACTCTTTTATCGGCGCAATACTGCTATCCCACTTTTTCTTTATAACCTCCGGCCTGGGACTCATTGCAGTGCATTCACCAGGACCTTACTTTATTGTATGGGTCTGCGCGTTTCTGCTTTTTACTGTGGAAATTATGGTAACCGCAGCCCTGGAGAAGGAGGCATCCGCTGAAAACCTGGCAGTGGTAGCCCTGATGTATTTCACCTACTGTCAGGGATGGATAATACTCATATTCAGAGCCGCTTATCAGGAAATAGTCATGGGCGGGAATGTAATATGGGAAAAGACTCCCAGATTTGCATCTTCCAGCGAAAGAAAGGATGAAAAGAGATAA
- the wecB gene encoding UDP-N-acetylglucosamine 2-epimerase (non-hydrolyzing) — translation MKKFIFIFGTRPEAIKLAPLIIEMKKKNKFHARVCVTSQHREMLDQALGFFDIVPDYDLNIMKGGQSLFEVTFLALKGLEPVLDQEKPDAVIVQGDTTSTFVGSLAAYYKKTRVVHVEAGLRSGDKYNPFPEEQFRRMADTMADWCFAPTESAAENLRKENIAEENIFITGNTGIDALLMTVAKIESDSMDRKLEEKFAGEFGLDWNGDRTVLVTIHRRESFGRDLIGICEGIEELAGITPHTRFIWPLHPNPRVNKPVQSRLGSVPNVHLIPPLDYSSFVWLMKRSYLIMTDSGGIQEEAPSIGKPVMVLREKTERPEGIEIGTARLTGVNKDKIVKDALLLLQNESAYLEMARRINPYGDGKASQKIVKILEKKL, via the coding sequence ATGAAGAAATTTATTTTTATTTTCGGGACCAGGCCTGAAGCTATCAAGCTTGCACCCTTGATAATAGAGATGAAAAAGAAGAATAAGTTTCATGCTCGGGTCTGTGTCACTTCTCAACATAGAGAGATGCTGGACCAGGCACTTGGTTTCTTTGACATTGTTCCAGATTATGACCTTAATATCATGAAAGGAGGCCAGAGCCTCTTTGAAGTCACCTTCCTGGCACTGAAAGGCCTGGAGCCTGTTTTAGACCAGGAGAAGCCGGATGCTGTAATAGTCCAGGGAGACACCACATCCACCTTTGTGGGTTCACTGGCCGCCTATTACAAGAAGACCAGGGTGGTGCATGTCGAGGCTGGTCTCAGGTCTGGAGATAAATACAATCCATTTCCGGAGGAACAATTCCGAAGAATGGCAGATACCATGGCAGACTGGTGTTTTGCTCCTACCGAATCAGCTGCTGAAAACCTGAGGAAAGAAAATATAGCTGAAGAAAATATCTTTATCACCGGAAATACCGGCATTGACGCCCTCCTGATGACGGTAGCAAAGATTGAATCGGATTCGATGGACCGGAAGCTGGAGGAGAAATTCGCCGGAGAATTTGGGCTTGACTGGAATGGAGACCGAACTGTTCTGGTTACCATTCACCGGAGAGAAAGTTTCGGAAGAGACTTAATCGGCATCTGTGAAGGGATTGAGGAATTGGCAGGGATTACCCCGCATACGAGATTTATCTGGCCGCTTCATCCCAACCCCAGGGTAAACAAGCCGGTCCAATCCCGGCTGGGCTCTGTGCCGAATGTGCACCTGATCCCGCCGCTTGATTACTCCTCTTTCGTGTGGCTGATGAAACGATCCTATCTTATCATGACCGATTCCGGAGGAATACAGGAAGAAGCTCCTTCCATAGGTAAGCCGGTAATGGTGTTGCGGGAAAAGACGGAAAGGCCGGAGGGAATAGAAATTGGAACAGCCCGCCTGACAGGAGTAAATAAGGATAAAATAGTAAAAGACGCTCTTTTGCTTCTTCAGAATGAGTCAGCTTATCTCGAGATGGCCCGCCGGATTAACCCTTATGGAGACGGAAAGGCATCTCAGAAGATTGTAAAAATCCTGGAAAAGAAACTGTAA
- a CDS encoding amino acid permease, translating into MFLYILHYMRMKKKLNSIEVFAIASGSMISSGLFVLPAVAYAVAGPGVIISYFIAGFLVLPALFSKMELATAMPKAGGTYFFSERILGTPAGVIDGIANWFSITLKSAFALIGVGVFASLLLPDITDIQIKLFAASACVIFTVLNSLSLKSSSKTQVVMVLFLLIILTGFVLVGYRALDFNSYRRITPIKWDKILLAAGMVFISYGGLTKIANMAEEVKNPHKILPKSAFLAFITVQTLYLLAIFVVVGVLPHSELLDSRMPLTDSAFHFSANPLAASIFVIVTAIAAVLAFVTTANAGIMSASRIPLSMARDNLLPSFMARLSTKRKTPVISILLTSAFMVTAIFVFNLDKLAKVASLFMLMLFVMLNTSLIVVRYSKISNYKPTFKSPLFPFIQIFGIICYLVLIFSMGAFTISAAAVFIILALMWYFLYARGRVKRKSAFISMVENLTAPELIDDVKELETELLDILIERNEIVLDRFDKIIQSAEILDLKEPMTREEVFRKISEVVAQRWGLSREEVEKKFQIREEEASTLVYPGVAVPHAIPHVIVEGEKRFDIVLVRNSAGIKWNDKDDIVKTVFALVGSKDERNFHLRALMFIAQILQDPDFYEEWSNAKNEKELRSVILLTKRKRK; encoded by the coding sequence ATGTTTTTATATATACTGCATTATATGAGAATGAAAAAGAAGCTCAACTCCATTGAAGTTTTCGCTATAGCGTCCGGGTCGATGATCAGTTCCGGGCTGTTCGTACTTCCGGCTGTAGCATACGCTGTCGCCGGACCCGGCGTTATTATTTCATATTTTATAGCGGGTTTTCTCGTACTGCCGGCCCTGTTCTCTAAAATGGAGCTCGCCACTGCTATGCCCAAGGCCGGCGGCACATACTTCTTTTCCGAAAGAATCCTCGGCACTCCAGCCGGCGTGATAGACGGAATTGCCAACTGGTTTTCCATCACCCTTAAAAGCGCTTTTGCTCTAATTGGAGTAGGGGTATTTGCTTCTCTTCTTTTGCCCGATATTACCGATATTCAGATAAAGCTTTTCGCCGCTTCCGCCTGCGTTATATTCACCGTGCTTAATTCCCTCAGTCTTAAATCCTCCAGCAAAACACAAGTTGTAATGGTATTATTTCTGCTTATCATATTGACCGGGTTTGTTCTGGTAGGGTATAGGGCTCTGGATTTTAATTCCTACCGGCGGATCACACCTATAAAGTGGGACAAGATACTTCTTGCGGCCGGGATGGTATTTATTTCATACGGAGGGCTGACAAAAATTGCCAATATGGCCGAAGAGGTAAAAAACCCTCACAAAATTCTACCCAAAAGCGCCTTTTTAGCGTTCATTACTGTTCAAACGCTATACCTTCTGGCTATTTTTGTTGTGGTCGGGGTGCTGCCCCATAGCGAACTGTTAGATTCCCGTATGCCGCTGACAGATTCCGCTTTCCACTTTTCGGCCAACCCCCTCGCGGCCAGCATTTTCGTAATCGTTACAGCTATAGCCGCTGTACTGGCTTTTGTAACAACGGCTAACGCGGGTATTATGTCTGCCTCCAGGATACCGCTTTCAATGGCGCGGGATAATCTTTTACCATCTTTTATGGCCAGACTCAGCACAAAGAGAAAAACTCCGGTAATCTCAATTCTTCTGACCTCTGCCTTCATGGTGACCGCCATATTTGTTTTCAACCTCGATAAACTCGCGAAAGTTGCCTCTCTTTTCATGTTGATGCTATTTGTGATGCTCAACACCTCTTTAATAGTCGTAAGGTATTCGAAAATATCCAATTATAAACCAACTTTTAAATCCCCTCTCTTTCCGTTTATTCAGATATTCGGAATTATCTGCTACCTTGTGCTGATTTTCAGCATGGGCGCCTTTACTATATCAGCAGCAGCGGTCTTTATTATTTTAGCTCTCATGTGGTATTTTCTATACGCTCGAGGAAGAGTAAAACGCAAGTCAGCGTTTATTTCCATGGTCGAAAACCTCACCGCCCCGGAACTTATAGATGATGTTAAGGAACTGGAAACTGAACTTCTCGACATTCTAATAGAAAGAAACGAAATCGTCCTGGACCGTTTCGATAAGATTATTCAGAGCGCGGAAATATTAGACCTTAAGGAACCTATGACCAGAGAGGAAGTATTCAGAAAAATATCAGAGGTTGTAGCTCAGCGCTGGGGCCTTAGCCGGGAAGAAGTTGAGAAGAAATTCCAGATCCGTGAAGAAGAGGCATCGACTCTCGTTTATCCGGGCGTAGCAGTCCCGCACGCAATACCCCATGTAATAGTTGAGGGGGAAAAACGTTTTGATATTGTGCTTGTAAGGAACAGCGCGGGGATCAAGTGGAACGATAAAGATGACATAGTTAAAACCGTTTTCGCTCTGGTAGGATCCAAGGATGAAAGAAACTTCCACCTTCGGGCTCTGATGTTCATAGCTCAGATCCTTCAGGACCCCGATTTTTACGAAGAATGGTCAAACGCGAAGAACGAAAAAGAACTTCGTTCTGTTATCCTGCTGACAAAGAGAAAACGCAAGTAA
- a CDS encoding DUF2334 domain-containing protein — protein sequence MRIRRRIFIALFVIIAVSGVIIAFTSFEDWKLSRDVRSYVESPSIEPKLRRTMAVRFDPSFYYTGRRPSDLARDLAERWHGAGINLVFFRAYDPAYGAFYQTDYMFNKEGEYGRYDLLKHILEKCGEKGIQVFAWLPVMNHGGAWKANPEWREINSQGEFFSATGLEYPLCARNEEAQKWWRGFIRDLLENYPGLSGVDLSEPVVSWKKGDACYCRFCLEAAAETDKDPAVLRSEPLTELISQSIEEVHSLERDVSLTFVATASRNGGLLSLTEIRRQTGLDLQSILEVPVSSRPDFICPEFIWQEWQSRYKTGESIFTPEWSAASYLEFTEKLSSPVKVIPHIETTDFPEVSVSPAQLSASLRELLLAGAPGFDIYSSSLLDRKNGWDVLNRVSSWFRTRSCLVLYDPGSNMNDAIQTGELLRHFKTRVELKPLDSYRKGMAENYDNVFYTGTDGSSVIPHSLIRDIMNRQSTFCWLGFNTDQIFSEPGISERTGFEFIESVQDSFVSVDYKGLSLEKKDPWTNVIEITDSLKCMVLATAVNRDQSRRVPYAVRSGRRFWFFADVPSAYAVEGGRFLVFADLLHDILNEDHQPSSLAMVRIEDTHPLSDPGRLKEIADFLHGRGVPFQVAFTPYYINPDENLHVSLSERPEFVSALKYMVRRGGALIMHGVTHQRFRETTTDYEFWDPVNDSPVQGQTSGIMYNRLEKGLKECWLNDLYPLAWETPHYAASQKFYSVVSEVFSLAMERRQAIDKSGTDQYLPYAIMPDRYGQILIPENLGYVPLEKQDAAQILERAGKMEVVRDGVASFFFHSFVEPDVLKKIVKELQKRGSVFAGISSLPISVRTSSGVLVSKGDSVVLRPEYALGRETSLYFPGILKSRREINAVPGEKILKEISLTPEEMYALYFFDPVEVKVRSDAAESDHSEDSTLSTLRRVVNFQGEESVVPEVLLLTAATADQEQKNEKLSYEAVFKMAGISVERLGVEEFEEVPEEYDLLIIPHASAQRLTYNGMRHVIELLEEGRISLITSGFSPLSDFLGIEKLQREIQVKKIEDPVYPGVEIVWPEPVSINMFEAPVNAEFIYREEESGMPLVVSASRGKGKYIFSGPLFNTENKGGVSRYPHFLKHLFRTLDKLPLLRGRGLEMYFNPFEREEISVEELVKFWKRSGVKVIHAAAWQVFSEWTYDYTRLIELAHQNSMLVNAWLEPPMVNEKFWQDHPEYHEIDAAGNDAVNNWRHPVALSAPETREAALAEWRDMLDSYSWDGVTVNRLGFEGTFPPEPHTITPFNSAVRSRFEEIEGFDPIELFNRTSRYYWKSNKHAYNLYLEFRRNLSEEYLEDLLQMLEDLRRRRERFFEIILTYDATRTEPGVSLSTVREIQKKHDILWQYIPESPERWTDSPSPFDIIQLEITGSDGGGGFLPDAPTAYPTGSALYQVIEKLADNKHRCTIFSENSLYEVDTQILPFVLGSEGVQIWKNRSLYFESDNGGEILFAGDQIKGLRIDGKIPGSFYRNRLLMPCRKHILDIEPGREGLLAPLRSKARVVDFSGKLVDVNVGWRGISADYEAGRGVYMVLSEKPLEVSLDGEEYEFKLAEAQRGWEIYLPPGRSEVSIITRGYSEFLIDSMSMGLSNLIVIISAAAILILVIILLSVQFRRLIGRHKG from the coding sequence ATGAGGATCAGAAGAAGAATATTTATTGCACTTTTTGTTATTATAGCCGTATCCGGAGTGATTATCGCTTTTACATCCTTCGAAGACTGGAAACTGAGCAGGGATGTCAGGAGCTACGTGGAGTCTCCGTCTATCGAACCGAAGCTGCGCAGGACCATGGCAGTCAGATTCGATCCATCTTTCTATTACACCGGCAGAAGGCCTTCGGACTTAGCTCGGGATCTGGCCGAGCGGTGGCACGGAGCGGGAATCAATCTGGTATTCTTCCGGGCCTATGATCCGGCCTATGGAGCTTTCTACCAGACCGATTACATGTTCAACAAAGAGGGCGAATACGGCCGGTATGACCTGCTGAAGCACATACTCGAAAAATGTGGCGAAAAAGGCATACAGGTTTTTGCCTGGCTTCCGGTAATGAACCACGGAGGGGCCTGGAAGGCCAATCCGGAATGGAGAGAGATAAACTCACAGGGTGAGTTCTTTTCGGCCACAGGACTGGAGTATCCACTCTGCGCCCGTAATGAGGAAGCGCAAAAGTGGTGGCGGGGTTTCATCAGGGACCTGCTGGAGAATTATCCCGGGCTCTCCGGGGTGGATCTTTCTGAGCCGGTGGTCAGCTGGAAAAAGGGAGATGCCTGTTATTGCCGATTCTGCCTTGAAGCTGCCGCCGAAACTGATAAAGACCCTGCTGTCCTGAGATCCGAACCATTGACGGAACTGATCAGTCAGAGCATTGAAGAAGTACACTCGCTGGAAAGGGATGTTTCCCTGACATTTGTCGCTACTGCTTCTCGCAACGGCGGCCTATTATCTCTGACTGAGATAAGGCGTCAGACCGGCCTGGACCTGCAATCCATACTGGAGGTTCCCGTGTCCAGCCGGCCGGATTTTATCTGTCCGGAGTTTATCTGGCAGGAGTGGCAGAGCCGTTACAAGACTGGGGAATCTATTTTCACTCCGGAATGGTCTGCGGCCTCCTACCTCGAGTTTACGGAAAAGCTCAGTTCTCCGGTGAAGGTGATACCTCATATTGAAACTACTGATTTCCCGGAGGTTTCAGTGAGCCCGGCTCAGCTTTCAGCTTCGCTCAGGGAGCTCCTTCTTGCAGGCGCTCCCGGCTTTGATATTTACAGCTCCAGCCTGCTGGACAGAAAAAATGGATGGGATGTTCTGAACAGGGTCAGCAGCTGGTTCAGAACCAGGTCGTGCCTGGTACTTTACGATCCCGGTTCAAATATGAACGATGCAATACAGACAGGAGAACTTCTGCGTCATTTTAAAACACGGGTGGAGTTGAAGCCCCTGGACAGCTACCGGAAGGGTATGGCGGAAAATTATGATAATGTATTTTATACAGGCACCGATGGCAGCTCCGTCATTCCGCATTCACTGATCAGGGATATTATGAACCGCCAGTCCACCTTCTGCTGGCTGGGATTCAATACGGATCAAATATTTTCCGAACCGGGTATTTCGGAAAGGACCGGGTTTGAATTTATCGAATCAGTACAGGACAGTTTTGTAAGTGTTGATTATAAAGGACTGTCTCTGGAAAAGAAGGACCCCTGGACCAATGTTATTGAAATCACCGACTCCCTGAAATGCATGGTTCTGGCAACGGCAGTCAACAGAGACCAAAGCCGCCGGGTCCCCTACGCGGTGCGCAGCGGTCGGCGGTTCTGGTTCTTCGCGGATGTGCCCTCCGCGTATGCGGTGGAAGGAGGAAGATTCCTGGTTTTCGCTGACCTCCTCCACGATATTCTCAATGAGGACCATCAGCCGTCAAGCCTGGCCATGGTCAGAATCGAAGATACTCACCCCCTGTCAGACCCCGGCCGGCTTAAGGAAATTGCTGATTTTCTCCACGGGAGGGGAGTCCCCTTCCAGGTCGCTTTTACCCCCTATTATATAAATCCTGATGAAAATCTCCATGTATCACTCAGCGAGAGGCCGGAATTTGTCTCCGCTCTCAAATATATGGTCCGCAGGGGAGGAGCGCTGATAATGCACGGAGTAACCCATCAGAGGTTCCGTGAAACCACTACTGACTACGAATTCTGGGATCCGGTTAATGATTCCCCGGTGCAGGGACAGACATCCGGTATAATGTACAACCGTCTTGAGAAAGGCCTGAAGGAATGCTGGCTCAATGACCTGTATCCACTTGCCTGGGAGACTCCCCATTACGCGGCTTCACAGAAATTTTACTCAGTTGTCAGTGAAGTTTTTTCCCTCGCGATGGAAAGAAGGCAGGCCATCGATAAAAGTGGTACAGACCAATACCTGCCATACGCAATTATGCCGGACAGGTACGGTCAGATTCTGATCCCTGAAAACCTCGGTTATGTTCCCCTGGAAAAACAGGACGCGGCCCAGATACTTGAAAGAGCCGGCAAGATGGAAGTGGTCCGTGACGGCGTGGCATCCTTCTTTTTCCATTCCTTTGTGGAACCGGATGTTCTGAAAAAAATAGTAAAAGAGTTACAGAAGAGAGGTTCGGTTTTTGCCGGGATTTCATCTCTGCCCATCTCAGTAAGAACATCTTCCGGAGTGCTTGTAAGCAAAGGTGATTCAGTCGTCTTAAGGCCGGAATATGCCCTGGGAAGGGAAACCTCACTGTATTTCCCCGGTATTCTGAAATCCCGGAGGGAGATCAATGCAGTGCCCGGAGAAAAGATACTGAAAGAGATTTCTCTGACCCCTGAAGAAATGTACGCTCTATATTTCTTTGATCCTGTTGAAGTAAAGGTGAGGTCTGATGCCGCGGAATCGGATCACAGTGAAGATAGCACTCTCAGTACTCTGCGCAGAGTTGTGAATTTTCAGGGAGAGGAGTCAGTGGTACCCGAAGTGCTGCTGCTTACTGCCGCAACGGCGGATCAGGAGCAGAAGAACGAAAAACTCAGCTACGAGGCGGTTTTTAAGATGGCAGGGATATCTGTTGAACGTCTGGGTGTGGAAGAATTCGAGGAAGTACCGGAGGAATACGATCTTCTTATAATACCACATGCTTCCGCTCAGCGGCTAACCTATAACGGGATGAGACATGTAATAGAATTACTGGAAGAAGGAAGAATATCCCTTATCACCAGTGGATTCAGCCCTCTATCAGATTTTCTGGGAATTGAAAAACTCCAGCGGGAAATCCAGGTGAAGAAGATCGAGGACCCGGTTTATCCGGGTGTTGAAATAGTATGGCCTGAGCCGGTCAGCATTAATATGTTCGAGGCTCCCGTAAACGCGGAGTTCATATACAGGGAAGAGGAAAGCGGAATGCCCCTCGTTGTTTCAGCTTCCAGAGGCAAAGGAAAATACATATTCTCAGGCCCTCTGTTCAATACGGAAAACAAAGGGGGGGTATCAAGGTATCCTCATTTCCTGAAGCATCTTTTCAGAACCCTGGATAAATTGCCTTTGCTCCGCGGAAGGGGGCTGGAAATGTACTTCAATCCTTTCGAACGCGAGGAAATATCAGTGGAAGAGCTGGTAAAATTCTGGAAACGGAGCGGGGTGAAAGTCATTCATGCAGCGGCTTGGCAGGTCTTTTCTGAATGGACATATGATTACACCCGGCTGATAGAACTTGCCCACCAGAATTCCATGCTGGTTAACGCCTGGCTGGAACCTCCCATGGTAAACGAGAAATTCTGGCAGGATCATCCCGAATACCATGAAATAGACGCCGCGGGGAATGATGCCGTTAATAACTGGCGGCACCCTGTAGCTCTTTCGGCCCCGGAAACCAGAGAAGCTGCCCTGGCAGAGTGGAGAGATATGCTGGATTCCTACTCCTGGGATGGTGTAACCGTAAACAGGCTGGGGTTTGAGGGAACCTTCCCTCCCGAACCCCACACTATAACTCCATTCAATTCAGCAGTAAGAAGCCGATTCGAGGAAATAGAGGGGTTCGATCCCATTGAGCTTTTTAACAGAACCTCCCGGTACTACTGGAAGAGTAACAAACACGCCTATAACCTGTATCTTGAATTCCGCCGCAACCTGTCGGAGGAGTACCTGGAGGATCTTCTGCAGATGCTGGAAGATCTTCGAAGGAGAAGAGAAAGATTCTTTGAGATTATTCTTACATATGATGCCACCCGGACAGAGCCGGGGGTTTCCCTCAGTACCGTCAGGGAAATACAAAAGAAACATGACATTCTGTGGCAATATATTCCGGAATCCCCGGAAAGGTGGACAGACTCTCCCTCCCCATTTGATATCATCCAGCTGGAAATAACTGGTTCTGATGGTGGCGGTGGATTTCTACCGGATGCTCCCACCGCATACCCTACAGGATCAGCCCTGTATCAGGTAATAGAAAAACTGGCGGATAACAAACACCGCTGTACCATTTTCTCCGAGAATTCCCTTTATGAAGTGGACACCCAGATCCTGCCTTTTGTCCTGGGTTCGGAGGGGGTACAGATATGGAAAAATAGAAGCCTTTATTTCGAATCCGATAATGGCGGGGAGATACTTTTCGCCGGGGATCAAATTAAAGGGTTGAGAATAGATGGTAAGATCCCGGGGTCCTTCTACAGGAATCGCCTGCTCATGCCCTGCCGGAAACATATCCTTGATATTGAACCCGGCCGAGAAGGACTGCTGGCTCCACTCCGGTCGAAAGCAAGGGTTGTTGATTTTTCAGGAAAGCTGGTAGATGTGAATGTGGGATGGAGAGGAATTTCCGCTGATTACGAAGCCGGCCGGGGCGTGTACATGGTATTGTCTGAAAAGCCGCTGGAAGTATCTCTGGATGGAGAGGAGTATGAGTTCAAACTGGCTGAGGCACAACGCGGCTGGGAAATCTATCTCCCCCCCGGCAGGTCAGAAGTGTCGATTATCACCCGTGGATATTCGGAATTCCTTATCGACTCGATGAGCATGGGGCTGTCGAACCTGATTGTTATTATCAGTGCTGCGGCAATATTGATCCTTGTCATTATCTTACTCTCTGTTCAATTCAGGAGGCTGATAGGGAGGCATAAAGGATAA